One window of the Paraburkholderia sp. PGU19 genome contains the following:
- the pdxY gene encoding pyridoxal kinase PdxY, with protein sequence MKNVLSIQSHVVFGHAGNSASVFPMRRLGVNVWPLNTVQFSNHTQYGHWEGSAIDASQMLALVEGIGAIGVLPRCDAVLSGYLGAPEQAQSVIEIVRAVKSANPHARYFCDPVMGTTTGCRVEPGIQEFLVRTMPEVSDVMCPNHSELQRLVGREIETVEEAVAACREVMERGPKMMLVKHLLDRNSLADRFNMLVVTEREAWMGQRPLYPFARQPVGVGDLTSAVFVARTLLGDSVRSAFEHTVAAVNAVVHATWDAGRYELEIIAAQDEIARPREWFDAWVVESA encoded by the coding sequence ATGAAAAACGTTCTGAGCATCCAGTCGCACGTCGTATTCGGGCACGCGGGCAATAGCGCCTCGGTGTTCCCGATGCGGCGTCTTGGCGTCAATGTGTGGCCGCTCAACACGGTGCAGTTCTCGAACCATACGCAGTACGGCCATTGGGAAGGCAGCGCGATCGATGCATCGCAGATGCTTGCGCTGGTCGAAGGGATTGGCGCGATCGGCGTGCTGCCGCGCTGCGACGCCGTGCTGTCTGGCTATCTCGGCGCGCCCGAGCAGGCGCAGTCGGTGATCGAGATCGTGCGCGCCGTGAAGTCGGCGAATCCACATGCACGCTATTTCTGCGACCCGGTGATGGGCACGACAACGGGCTGCCGCGTCGAGCCGGGCATCCAGGAGTTTCTGGTCCGGACGATGCCCGAAGTGTCCGACGTGATGTGTCCGAACCACAGTGAGCTGCAGCGGCTCGTGGGGCGCGAGATCGAGACCGTCGAGGAAGCCGTCGCGGCGTGCCGCGAGGTGATGGAGCGCGGACCGAAGATGATGCTCGTCAAGCATCTGCTCGACCGCAACAGTCTCGCGGACCGCTTCAACATGCTCGTCGTCACCGAGCGCGAAGCGTGGATGGGGCAACGGCCGCTCTATCCGTTCGCGCGGCAGCCCGTCGGGGTCGGCGATCTGACGAGCGCGGTGTTCGTCGCGCGCACGCTGCTCGGCGACTCGGTGCGCAGCGCGTTCGAACATACGGTCGCCGCCGTGAATGCCGTCGTGCACGCGACGTGGGACGCCGGGCGTTATGAGCTGGAGATCATCGCCGCGCAGGATGAAATCGCCCGTCCGCGGGAATGGTTCGATGCGTGGGTGGTGGAGTCGGCTTAG
- a CDS encoding branched-chain amino acid ABC transporter substrate-binding protein yields MSFCKTLNPFAVMLGAALSIAPLASFAADETPVKIGFAAPMTGANAGYGKDLQNGVRLALEEANAQKIKIGDKVARFDLVSEDDQADPRIGVQAAQKLVDQNVSGIVGHFNSGTTIPASQIYEQAGIPMIDPAATNPTITNRGFANTFMVISTDAQNAGNAGTYAVKTTKAKRIAIIDDRTAFGQGEADEFEKAVKAAGGNIVAREFTSNTAVDFSTQLTKIKSTNADLIFFGGLDTQAAAIAKKMKQLGMTAQLLGGGGVEDPEFIKLAGDAAEGAMAWEYGRPLAQLPGGKDFSAKFKKRFGDDILSYAPFGYDAAWAVIKAMETAKSTDPKVYRSALKSISFEGVTGTISFDATGALKSAASTLYQVKNGVWVPVVTKSGV; encoded by the coding sequence ATGAGCTTTTGCAAGACGCTGAACCCGTTTGCCGTGATGTTGGGCGCTGCGCTGTCCATCGCGCCGCTCGCCAGTTTCGCCGCCGACGAAACGCCCGTGAAAATCGGTTTCGCCGCGCCGATGACGGGCGCCAACGCAGGCTACGGCAAAGACCTGCAGAACGGCGTGCGGCTTGCCCTCGAGGAAGCCAACGCGCAGAAGATCAAGATTGGCGACAAGGTCGCACGCTTCGATCTCGTGTCCGAGGACGATCAGGCCGACCCGCGCATCGGCGTGCAGGCCGCGCAGAAACTGGTGGACCAGAACGTGTCGGGCATCGTCGGCCATTTCAATTCGGGCACGACGATTCCCGCTTCGCAGATCTATGAGCAGGCGGGCATTCCGATGATCGACCCTGCCGCGACGAACCCGACCATCACGAATCGTGGCTTTGCGAACACGTTCATGGTGATTTCGACCGACGCGCAAAACGCCGGCAACGCGGGCACGTACGCGGTGAAAACGACCAAGGCCAAGCGCATTGCGATCATCGACGACCGCACGGCATTCGGCCAGGGCGAAGCGGACGAGTTCGAGAAGGCGGTGAAGGCGGCGGGCGGCAACATCGTGGCGCGCGAGTTCACGAGCAACACGGCTGTCGACTTCAGCACGCAGCTCACGAAGATCAAGTCGACCAATGCCGATCTGATTTTCTTCGGCGGGCTCGATACGCAGGCGGCTGCGATTGCGAAGAAGATGAAGCAGTTGGGGATGACGGCGCAGTTGCTGGGTGGTGGCGGTGTCGAAGACCCTGAGTTCATCAAGCTTGCCGGCGATGCAGCCGAAGGCGCGATGGCGTGGGAGTATGGCCGTCCGCTTGCACAACTGCCGGGTGGCAAGGACTTCTCGGCGAAGTTCAAGAAGCGGTTTGGCGATGACATTCTGTCGTATGCGCCGTTCGGGTATGACGCGGCGTGGGCCGTGATCAAGGCGATGGAGACGGCGAAGTCGACGGACCCGAAGGTTTATCGCTCGGCGCTGAAGTCGATCAGTTTTGAAGGGGTGACGGGGACGATTTCGTTTGATGCCACTGGGGCGCTGAAGAGTGCGGCTTCTACTCTTTATCAGGTTAAGAATGGGGTTTGGGTGCCTGTTGTCACGAAGAGTGGGGTTTAA
- a CDS encoding IS30 family transposase, with the protein MGKNYEHLSAEERGVIFTMKLEAKSTREIARALLRSPSTISRELRRNDWKPAHERSVMGRPAIAGGYNSRRAGLRAGRLRRKPRRERKLHIDGALWPQVRELLSKHHSPEQISAQLKLAHPDEPTLNVSHETIYHAIYAMPRGELKRELIALLRRGRSTRRPRSHGEDRRGKLTDMVSIHVRPPEANERLITGHWEGDLIKGAANRSAVGTLIDRSTLFLMLVKMDGSTAEEALRAYSAAFAPLDPQLLKTLTYDQGKEMALHKELAKATGIRIYFCDPHSPWQRGICENTNGLLRQYLPKGADLSVLSQRQLDLIAIEMNTRPRKTLGWRTPAQAFIENCKKQGIEINPAVALGL; encoded by the coding sequence ATGGGAAAGAACTACGAACATCTGAGCGCCGAAGAGCGCGGTGTGATCTTTACAATGAAGCTTGAGGCCAAGAGCACGCGCGAGATCGCGCGTGCTCTTTTGCGCTCACCAAGTACGATCAGTCGTGAACTGAGGCGCAATGACTGGAAACCGGCCCACGAGCGCTCTGTGATGGGACGCCCTGCGATCGCAGGCGGCTACAATTCAAGACGTGCGGGTTTGCGGGCAGGCAGACTGCGGCGCAAGCCACGGCGGGAGCGCAAACTGCACATCGACGGAGCGCTGTGGCCGCAAGTGCGCGAACTGTTGAGCAAACACCATTCACCCGAGCAGATCAGTGCGCAACTGAAGCTGGCGCATCCGGACGAGCCCACCCTGAACGTATCTCACGAAACCATCTATCACGCCATCTACGCAATGCCTCGGGGCGAGCTTAAACGCGAGCTGATCGCGCTTCTCAGACGGGGGCGCAGCACGCGCAGACCCCGCTCGCACGGTGAAGACCGACGAGGCAAGCTCACCGACATGGTCAGCATCCACGTGCGTCCGCCCGAGGCAAACGAGCGGTTGATTACCGGACACTGGGAAGGCGATCTCATCAAGGGTGCAGCAAACCGCTCGGCGGTGGGCACGCTGATCGATCGCAGCACACTGTTCCTGATGCTGGTCAAAATGGATGGCAGCACAGCGGAAGAGGCGTTGCGGGCCTACAGCGCGGCGTTCGCGCCGCTTGACCCGCAACTGCTCAAGACGCTGACCTACGATCAGGGCAAGGAGATGGCACTGCACAAGGAACTGGCCAAAGCGACGGGCATCCGCATCTACTTCTGCGATCCACACAGCCCGTGGCAGCGCGGTATCTGTGAGAACACCAACGGTCTGTTGCGCCAGTACCTGCCCAAAGGCGCGGACCTGTCCGTGCTCTCACAGCGTCAGCTTGACCTGATTGCTATCGAGATGAACACCCGTCCACGCAAGACTCTCGGCTGGAGAACGCCTGCGCAAGCCTTTATTGAAAACTGCAAGAAACAGGGAATCGAAATCAACCCCGCTGTTGCACTTGGTCTTTGA
- a CDS encoding DUF3857 domain-containing protein yields MSRRAHRLRAAALLPLIVCAYGAGAAHAQERVAADDIPPSTIERDVHLFVVQKDGSIEEHDDTVLRANTTSGVDDIAQRYVWFNKDIEQVQLLAAETIDPNGVVHPVGPDGIRDVQEPRSAGAPTFQDGVLRTVIFPGVEPGSRVHLAFRKTRALPLQGGTFAYFVEPTRGPVDMQQLIFDLPADIPLYADARGYVALPPVTENGRTRYTFEYRHGPYAPIESGAVGYATWGDRLMVSTTRDFASFAERYRTAALDPTWRDPAIAQLAQALTAQTDDPRAKAQILYDWVRLNIRYVALFLGETAAVPHRASDILRNRYGDCKDHVALYGAMLAAVGIDSQAVLLNLGPVYTLPDVPGYGASAINHAITWIPSLRLYADTTAGGVGFGYLPPGAMDRPVLLVDDGVLARTPATQERGRNVRLEIDIDRTGTAAFTYRVEDVGVSAELERNVFRRATRQRWQSIAADRLRQTGLHGIARMQPGEVTPTMGPFTTSMQGSLEHFTWPDGTTALPALTSLSGGIATQVQAWLAEPERTQPWVCIGGDFDEVAQIALPDSVRVTDMPEDVVVRDRFFDYESRYVFDSATRVVQISRRLRARFGRQVCSADEFALARASLVKIERDALAQIVVRAR; encoded by the coding sequence ATGAGCCGGCGCGCACACCGCTTGCGCGCGGCGGCCTTGTTGCCGCTGATCGTCTGCGCATACGGCGCGGGCGCCGCGCACGCACAGGAACGCGTCGCAGCCGACGACATTCCGCCGTCGACGATCGAGCGCGACGTGCATCTGTTCGTCGTGCAAAAGGACGGCTCGATCGAGGAACACGACGATACGGTGCTGCGCGCGAACACGACGAGCGGCGTCGACGATATCGCGCAGCGTTACGTGTGGTTCAACAAGGATATCGAGCAGGTGCAGCTGCTCGCGGCGGAAACGATCGATCCCAACGGCGTCGTGCATCCGGTTGGACCGGACGGCATTCGCGACGTGCAGGAGCCGCGTTCGGCGGGCGCACCGACCTTCCAGGACGGCGTGTTGCGCACGGTGATCTTTCCGGGCGTCGAGCCGGGCTCGCGCGTGCATCTGGCGTTTCGCAAAACGCGCGCGCTGCCGTTGCAAGGCGGCACGTTCGCTTATTTCGTCGAGCCGACGCGCGGCCCCGTCGACATGCAGCAACTGATCTTCGACTTGCCCGCCGACATTCCGCTGTACGCCGATGCGCGCGGCTACGTCGCGTTGCCGCCCGTGACGGAGAACGGCCGCACGCGTTACACGTTCGAGTATCGGCATGGGCCGTATGCGCCCATCGAGTCGGGCGCCGTCGGCTATGCGACATGGGGCGACCGGCTGATGGTGTCGACGACGCGCGACTTCGCATCGTTTGCCGAACGCTATCGGACGGCGGCGCTGGACCCGACGTGGCGCGATCCTGCCATTGCGCAGCTTGCGCAGGCGCTGACGGCGCAGACTGACGATCCGCGTGCGAAGGCGCAGATTCTGTACGACTGGGTGCGCCTGAACATTCGCTATGTCGCGCTGTTTCTTGGCGAGACGGCTGCCGTGCCGCACAGGGCGAGCGATATCCTGCGCAACCGCTATGGCGACTGCAAGGACCACGTCGCGCTGTATGGCGCGATGCTCGCGGCCGTCGGCATCGACAGTCAGGCTGTGCTGCTCAACCTCGGGCCTGTCTATACGCTGCCCGATGTGCCGGGCTATGGAGCGAGCGCGATCAATCATGCGATCACGTGGATTCCTTCATTGCGCCTGTATGCGGATACGACGGCGGGCGGTGTCGGTTTCGGTTATCTGCCGCCGGGCGCGATGGACCGGCCGGTGTTGCTGGTCGACGATGGCGTGCTCGCGCGCACGCCCGCGACGCAGGAACGCGGGCGCAATGTGCGGCTCGAGATCGATATCGACCGGACGGGCACTGCGGCGTTCACGTATCGCGTCGAGGATGTGGGGGTGTCGGCGGAGCTGGAGCGCAATGTGTTTCGGCGCGCGACGCGGCAGCGCTGGCAGTCGATTGCCGCGGATCGCTTGCGGCAGACGGGGTTGCATGGGATCGCACGGATGCAGCCTGGCGAAGTGACGCCGACCATGGGGCCGTTTACGACTTCCATGCAAGGTTCGCTCGAGCACTTCACCTGGCCTGATGGCACGACGGCGTTGCCTGCGTTGACGAGTTTGTCGGGCGGGATCGCGACGCAGGTGCAGGCCTGGCTCGCCGAGCCGGAGCGGACGCAGCCGTGGGTCTGTATTGGCGGCGATTTTGATGAGGTCGCGCAGATTGCGTTGCCTGATAGTGTTCGCGTTACTGATATGCCGGAGGATGTTGTCGTGCGGGACCGGTTTTTTGACTATGAGTCGCGGTATGTGTTTGATTCCGCTACGCGGGTTGTGCAGATTTCGCGGCGTTTGCGCGCGCGGTTTGGGCGTCAGGTGTGTAGTGCTGATGAGTTTGCCCTGGCTCGGGCTTCGCTCGTTAAGATTGAGAGGGATGCGTTGGCGCAGATTGTTGTGAGAGCACGGTAG
- a CDS encoding AraC family transcriptional regulator, producing MGKIAVDLEAALARRDTLGAPGNTQMRALAAGDGWSAMDVLCTFGPRDRPFEERHAGVCIAIVAAGAFGYRSAAGRELLTPGSLLLGNAGECFECGHRHAPGDRCVSFHYQPAYFEQLAADAGFSRSDTSFRHGRMPPMRAFSGLIARACAGATDRASGTAWDELAVELAGATLRATQADAKPHAVTTSASAWSRVTQAVRLIDETPDAPHTLASLAQMCGLSDFYFLRTFERVTGVTPHQYVLRARLRHAALRLADEDTKIVDIALDSGFNDVSNFNHAFRVEFGMSPRAWRMQRGVHVNLAVHRHRVRDA from the coding sequence TTGGGAAAAATTGCCGTCGATCTCGAAGCCGCGCTGGCACGCCGCGACACGCTCGGCGCGCCCGGCAACACGCAGATGCGCGCGCTTGCCGCGGGCGACGGCTGGTCGGCGATGGACGTGCTGTGCACCTTCGGTCCGCGTGACAGGCCGTTCGAGGAGCGGCACGCGGGCGTCTGCATTGCGATCGTGGCGGCGGGCGCGTTCGGCTACCGGTCGGCGGCGGGGCGCGAGTTGCTCACGCCGGGTTCGCTTTTGCTGGGCAATGCGGGCGAGTGCTTTGAATGCGGGCATCGGCATGCACCCGGCGACCGTTGCGTGTCGTTTCACTATCAGCCGGCGTACTTCGAGCAACTCGCCGCCGATGCGGGTTTTTCTCGTTCCGATACATCCTTCCGGCATGGCCGCATGCCGCCGATGCGCGCGTTTTCCGGCCTGATCGCGCGGGCGTGCGCCGGGGCGACGGACCGCGCGTCCGGAACGGCATGGGATGAACTCGCCGTCGAACTGGCCGGGGCCACGCTGCGCGCGACGCAGGCGGATGCGAAACCTCATGCTGTGACGACGAGCGCGTCCGCATGGTCACGCGTCACGCAGGCCGTGCGCCTGATCGACGAAACGCCCGATGCGCCGCATACGCTCGCGAGTCTCGCGCAGATGTGCGGGCTGTCCGATTTCTACTTTCTGCGCACGTTCGAGCGCGTCACGGGCGTGACGCCGCATCAATACGTGCTGCGCGCGCGCCTGCGCCATGCGGCGCTGCGTCTTGCCGACGAGGATACGAAGATCGTCGATATCGCGCTCGATAGCGGCTTCAACGACGTGTCCAATTTCAATCACGCGTTTCGCGTTGAATTCGGCATGAGCCCGCGTGCGTGGCGCATGCAGCGCGGCGTGCACGTGAACCTCGCCGTGCATCGCCACAGGGTGCGTGACGCATGA
- a CDS encoding DHA2 family efflux MFS transporter permease subunit, with amino-acid sequence MTDRARIIPLIVACPLFLQNLDTSIMATALPSIARSLGVEALHLNLAITSYLLSLAVFLPASGWLADRFGARRVFCSAIGLFSLASALCGIATSLPQLVVFRVLQGMGGAMMVPVGRLILLRSVPPARMVAAMVWFTVPGAVGRLAGPLLGGVVVTITSWRWIFLLNVPFGVIGVLCALAFIDDTHERIVERFDLPGFVLLSTGLVGLVGGLDTAGRGLVPQWVTFAFTGTGTLSMLLYLLYSRRHVDAIIDPLLLRYKAYRTAVLGGMPLRIGIGASPFLMPLMLQLGFGLSPLTSGSLSVATAVGSLAVRGVMTKAIQRIGFRTLLIAATCMTGCFYACYGLFKPSTPHLLIFCTLLVGGLFNSLAMVTLNTLGYSDMPKPKMSRATALSGMAQQLSVSLGVAFGASLLALTAHLHGGSAAHLTARDFSPAFFVVGVAVLCSLFFFVKLSKDEGAALRQA; translated from the coding sequence ATGACCGACCGCGCCCGCATCATTCCGCTGATCGTTGCCTGTCCGCTGTTCCTGCAAAACCTCGATACGTCGATCATGGCGACCGCGCTGCCCTCCATCGCGCGTTCGCTCGGCGTCGAGGCGCTGCATCTGAATCTCGCGATCACCTCCTATCTGCTCAGCCTCGCCGTGTTCCTGCCGGCGAGCGGCTGGCTTGCCGACCGCTTCGGCGCGCGCCGCGTGTTCTGTTCGGCAATCGGGCTGTTTTCTCTCGCTTCGGCGCTGTGCGGGATCGCGACGTCGCTGCCGCAGCTCGTCGTGTTCCGCGTACTGCAGGGCATGGGCGGCGCGATGATGGTGCCCGTCGGCCGGTTGATCCTGCTGCGCAGCGTGCCGCCCGCGCGGATGGTCGCCGCGATGGTGTGGTTCACGGTACCGGGTGCGGTGGGGCGGCTGGCCGGTCCGCTGCTCGGCGGCGTGGTGGTGACGATCACGTCGTGGCGCTGGATATTTCTGCTGAACGTGCCGTTTGGCGTGATCGGCGTGCTGTGCGCTCTCGCCTTCATCGACGACACGCATGAGCGCATCGTCGAGCGTTTCGATCTGCCCGGCTTCGTGCTGCTGTCGACGGGTCTCGTGGGTCTTGTCGGCGGGCTGGATACGGCCGGCCGCGGGCTCGTACCGCAATGGGTGACGTTCGCGTTCACGGGCACGGGCACGCTGTCGATGCTGCTGTATTTGCTGTATAGCCGCCGTCACGTCGATGCCATCATCGATCCCTTGCTGTTGCGCTACAAGGCGTACCGGACGGCCGTGCTCGGCGGCATGCCGCTGCGCATCGGCATTGGCGCATCGCCGTTCCTGATGCCGTTGATGCTGCAACTGGGCTTCGGCCTGTCGCCGCTCACGTCGGGATCGCTGAGCGTCGCGACGGCCGTCGGTTCGCTTGCGGTGCGCGGCGTAATGACCAAGGCGATTCAGCGCATCGGCTTTCGCACGCTGCTGATCGCCGCGACCTGCATGACGGGCTGCTTCTATGCCTGCTATGGGCTGTTCAAGCCCAGCACGCCGCATCTGCTGATCTTCTGCACGCTGCTGGTGGGCGGCCTGTTCAATTCGCTCGCGATGGTCACGCTCAACACGCTCGGCTACTCCGACATGCCGAAGCCGAAGATGAGCCGCGCGACGGCGCTCTCCGGCATGGCGCAGCAGCTCTCGGTGAGCCTCGGCGTCGCGTTCGGCGCGTCGCTGCTCGCGCTGACCGCGCATCTGCATGGCGGCAGCGCCGCGCATCTCACCGCGCGCGATTTCTCGCCCGCGTTCTTCGTCGTCGGCGTGGCCGTGCTGTGCTCGCTGTTCTTCTTCGTGAAGCTGTCGAAGGACGAGGGCGCGGCATTGCGGCAGGCCTAG
- a CDS encoding aminotransferase class I/II-fold pyridoxal phosphate-dependent enzyme — MATPSTYDEFRQLAMRLDMSRGKPSPEQLDLSRALLDEAGTAGYVSRDGIDCRNYGHLLGLPEAREFGAQLLDVDAAQVVAAGNSSLELMHDALAFAMLHGMPGHTPWSKQGEVAFLCPVPGYDRHFAICEALGIRMIPVPMTQDGPDMDAVEAHVKSDASIKGIWCMPLYSNPSGAIWSRETVDRLAALPAAASDFRLFWDDAYRFHHLTDTPRNTPNIVELCERAGHADRALVFASLSKVTVAGGGIAFLAASQRNIGWWQKHMGVRTIGPDKLNQLRHVRFLRDREGLERLMTKHRALLQPKFDAVVATFEALLADIPGVSWNRPEGGYFISLYAPKGYAKRTVALAAEAGLVLTPAGAAYPYGLDDEDRHLRIAPSFPSLDEVTLAARGIALSLRRALEEGTR; from the coding sequence ATGGCGACGCCTTCCACTTACGACGAATTCCGGCAGCTTGCGATGCGGCTCGACATGTCGCGCGGCAAGCCGTCGCCTGAGCAACTCGACCTGTCGCGCGCGCTGCTCGACGAAGCGGGCACGGCCGGTTACGTGTCGCGCGACGGCATCGATTGCCGCAACTACGGGCACTTGCTGGGCTTGCCCGAGGCGCGCGAGTTCGGTGCGCAACTGCTGGATGTCGATGCGGCGCAAGTGGTCGCGGCGGGCAACTCGAGCCTCGAACTGATGCACGATGCGCTTGCGTTCGCGATGCTGCACGGTATGCCGGGGCACACGCCGTGGAGCAAACAGGGCGAAGTGGCGTTCCTGTGCCCCGTGCCTGGCTACGACCGGCATTTTGCGATCTGCGAGGCGCTCGGCATCCGCATGATTCCCGTGCCGATGACGCAGGACGGCCCCGACATGGACGCCGTGGAAGCGCATGTCAAAAGCGACGCTTCGATCAAGGGCATCTGGTGCATGCCGCTCTACAGCAACCCGAGCGGCGCGATCTGGTCGCGCGAAACGGTCGATCGACTCGCCGCGCTGCCCGCTGCCGCGAGCGACTTCCGTCTCTTCTGGGACGACGCGTACCGTTTTCATCATCTGACGGACACGCCGCGTAACACGCCCAACATCGTCGAACTGTGCGAACGGGCGGGGCATGCGGACCGCGCGCTGGTGTTCGCGTCGCTGTCGAAGGTCACGGTGGCGGGCGGCGGCATCGCGTTTCTCGCGGCGTCGCAGCGCAATATCGGCTGGTGGCAAAAGCATATGGGCGTGCGCACGATCGGTCCGGACAAGCTGAACCAACTGCGGCACGTGCGTTTCCTGCGCGACCGCGAAGGGCTCGAACGGCTGATGACGAAGCATCGCGCGCTGCTGCAGCCGAAGTTCGACGCGGTCGTCGCCACATTCGAAGCGCTGCTCGCCGATATTCCCGGCGTGTCGTGGAATCGTCCAGAAGGCGGCTATTTCATCAGCCTGTACGCGCCGAAGGGCTATGCGAAACGCACGGTGGCGCTCGCGGCCGAGGCGGGTCTCGTGCTGACGCCGGCGGGCGCCGCGTATCCCTATGGACTCGACGACGAAGACCGGCACCTGCGCATCGCACCGTCGTTCCCATCGCTCGATGAAGTGACGCTCGCGGCGCGTGGCATCGCGCTTTCGTTGCGGCGCGCGCTCGAAGAAGGCACACGCTGA
- a CDS encoding LysR family transcriptional regulator produces MKALDLDVLAMFVAIADTGSFVRGAALVHRSQSALSMQIRSLETALGKPLFVRGPRSVTLTQDGQVMLGYARRMLALRDEAWASVVHPDVKGRVAIGVPDDYASSLLPSVLRNFSATYPKVEIQVVGLPSNALEPLLKDNKIDLACVTRVKGLAGEFIRLEPMVWAGTSTAGREVWKERPLPIALFGVGSVARAKAIQTLERAKITYRTSYESPSLMGLFSMVDAGLAVAPLARCAVPERFVTLGRQHGLPKLPELEIILARSARSNRPPCDYLAEQILCELRD; encoded by the coding sequence ATGAAAGCCCTCGATCTCGATGTGCTCGCGATGTTCGTCGCCATCGCCGACACCGGTAGCTTCGTGCGCGGCGCGGCGCTCGTGCATCGCTCGCAGTCCGCGCTGAGCATGCAGATCCGTTCGCTCGAAACCGCGCTCGGCAAGCCGCTGTTCGTGCGCGGCCCGCGCAGCGTGACGCTCACGCAGGACGGACAGGTGATGCTCGGCTACGCGCGCCGCATGCTCGCGCTGCGCGACGAAGCGTGGGCATCCGTCGTGCATCCCGACGTGAAAGGCCGCGTCGCGATCGGCGTACCGGACGATTACGCGTCGTCGCTGCTGCCGTCCGTGCTGCGCAACTTCTCGGCGACCTATCCGAAGGTCGAGATCCAGGTGGTCGGCCTGCCGAGCAACGCGCTCGAACCGCTGCTGAAGGACAACAAGATCGACCTCGCATGCGTGACGCGCGTGAAGGGCCTGGCGGGCGAATTCATCCGGCTCGAGCCGATGGTGTGGGCGGGCACATCCACGGCGGGACGCGAAGTGTGGAAGGAACGCCCGCTGCCTATCGCGCTGTTCGGCGTCGGCAGCGTCGCGCGCGCGAAGGCGATTCAGACGCTGGAGCGCGCGAAGATCACCTATCGCACGTCGTATGAAAGCCCGAGTCTGATGGGCCTGTTCAGCATGGTCGACGCGGGTCTCGCGGTCGCGCCGCTCGCGCGCTGCGCGGTGCCCGAGCGCTTCGTCACGCTCGGCCGCCAGCATGGGCTGCCGAAGCTGCCCGAACTGGAGATCATCCTCGCGCGCAGTGCGCGCTCGAACCGGCCGCCGTGCGACTATCTGGCCGAGCAGATCCTCTGCGAACTGCGCGACTGA
- a CDS encoding EAL domain-containing protein, which yields MSRSISTESGVAPRAAHQRWAEMLREDALCMHYQPLLDLRAGRVTKVEALARLRDGDVLFAPGQFLPSLGNDDHLELYRRGLAQVLTQRNAWRRIGIDIVVSVNLPPTALCDPRYFDATRAAFDEFGCETGELMLEILESGALPQGVELDQQIAGYKTLGVDLAQDDLGTGHSSLSRLRELPFDCLKIDRSIADLHDHDAADVLPFIHHLTRLGQALGKAVVVEGVEDPELLDALRVFGVDLAQGYGIARPMSGEQFPEWIAQTHFEPSCAAGASRYARLAHLMVWEERMLADAHLRTRSAAGQRDVQAGIDAWLPDDGPSTQARDGLLDAARDSGVHSVAYRAARQRLMAAM from the coding sequence ATGAGCAGATCCATTTCAACCGAATCCGGTGTGGCGCCGCGCGCCGCGCATCAGCGATGGGCCGAGATGCTGCGCGAGGACGCGTTGTGCATGCACTATCAGCCGCTGCTCGACCTGCGCGCCGGCCGCGTGACGAAGGTCGAAGCGCTCGCGCGGCTGCGCGACGGCGATGTACTGTTCGCGCCAGGCCAGTTTCTGCCGTCGCTGGGCAACGACGACCATCTCGAGCTGTATAGGCGCGGCCTCGCGCAGGTGCTGACGCAGCGCAACGCATGGCGGCGTATCGGTATCGACATCGTCGTGTCCGTCAATCTGCCACCTACCGCGCTCTGCGATCCGCGCTACTTCGACGCGACGCGCGCTGCATTCGATGAATTCGGCTGCGAGACGGGCGAGCTGATGCTCGAAATCCTGGAGTCCGGCGCGCTGCCGCAGGGCGTCGAGCTCGATCAGCAGATCGCGGGCTACAAGACGCTCGGAGTCGACCTCGCGCAGGACGATCTGGGCACGGGACACAGCAGCCTGAGCCGGCTGCGCGAGCTGCCGTTCGATTGCCTGAAGATCGATCGCAGCATCGCGGATCTGCACGATCACGACGCCGCCGACGTGCTGCCGTTCATTCATCATCTGACGCGGCTCGGGCAGGCGCTCGGCAAGGCGGTGGTGGTGGAGGGCGTCGAAGACCCTGAGCTGCTCGACGCGCTGCGGGTCTTTGGCGTCGATCTCGCGCAGGGCTACGGGATCGCGCGTCCGATGTCGGGCGAGCAGTTCCCTGAATGGATCGCGCAGACGCATTTCGAGCCGTCGTGCGCAGCGGGCGCGAGCCGCTACGCGCGGCTCGCGCATCTGATGGTGTGGGAAGAGCGCATGCTCGCTGACGCGCATCTGCGTACGCGGAGCGCGGCCGGGCAGCGTGACGTGCAGGCCGGCATCGACGCATGGCTTCCCGACGATGGCCCTAGCACGCAGGCACGCGACGGCCTGCTGGACGCGGCGCGGGATTCGGGCGTGCACAGCGTTGCTTATCGCGCGGCGCGGCAACGGTTGATGGCGGCGATGTGA